Proteins from a single region of Chryseomicrobium sp. FSL W7-1435:
- a CDS encoding CYTH domain-containing protein, with amino-acid sequence MEIHNEIEFKSMLTKEEYERLLPLYTFKTYTQINDYLDTENGDFAKNKQGCRIRIKNDSYEVTVKTPISELETKEQNWPLTASEYERFLDSRDLSFIDGMFDQPLQSIGTIKTIRSEADYGTGVLMMDHSIFNTSEDFEIEFEVKDAKIGQQEFLDFLTTNHLPYRLAKKKLVRMREDSK; translated from the coding sequence ATGGAAATCCATAACGAAATTGAATTCAAATCAATGCTAACTAAAGAGGAATACGAGCGCCTTCTTCCCCTCTATACCTTTAAAACCTATACACAAATCAATGACTACTTAGACACCGAAAACGGTGATTTTGCTAAAAACAAGCAGGGATGTCGAATTCGTATCAAAAACGATAGCTATGAGGTCACTGTGAAGACGCCCATTTCTGAACTAGAAACTAAGGAACAGAACTGGCCACTGACTGCTAGCGAGTACGAACGGTTTCTAGATTCTCGTGATCTGTCATTTATTGATGGCATGTTTGATCAACCACTACAATCAATTGGCACAATAAAAACCATTCGAAGCGAAGCCGACTACGGAACTGGCGTACTTATGATGGATCATTCCATTTTTAATACTAGTGAAGACTTTGAAATAGAGTTTGAAGTGAAGGATGCAAAGATCGGCCAACAAGAATTCTTAGACTTCTTAACAACCAATCACCTGCCCTACCGTCTAGCGAAAAAGAAATTAGTCAGGATGAGAGAAGATAGCAAATAA
- a CDS encoding globin, with the protein MTNKPILPYDQIGAEKLSQLIDVFYGYVGQHPLLKPIFPDDLTETARKQKQFMTQYLGGPDLYTNEHGHPMMRMRHNPFPITPERAEAWLQCMEKAMDEVGLTGPFRDQYYKRLVLTAHHMINTPSDKEDVL; encoded by the coding sequence ATGACTAATAAACCGATACTTCCCTATGACCAAATTGGGGCTGAAAAATTGTCTCAACTAATTGATGTATTTTATGGATATGTCGGTCAACACCCATTATTGAAACCCATCTTCCCTGACGATTTAACTGAAACAGCTCGCAAACAAAAACAATTCATGACGCAATATTTAGGTGGCCCCGATTTATACACGAATGAACATGGACATCCAATGATGCGCATGCGCCACAATCCTTTTCCAATCACTCCAGAACGCGCTGAAGCATGGTTGCAATGTATGGAAAAAGCTATGGATGAAGTAGGACTTACTGGTCCTTTCCGCGATCAATATTACAAACGACTCGTTTTGACTGCTCATCATATGATTAATACACCAAGTGATAAGGAGGATGTGCTGTGA
- a CDS encoding DsbA family protein, with product MTKSQPDFEHTATSCIQRPLEIYAFLDPLCPDSWRFQMTVKRLQIDYGHYFTLRVILSTSLANLNNGGACSAPIGADQTIMEIEHPVLPSIAVKAAEFQGKRVANRFLSNLQEAYFVYRQNVNSLTTLKGIAQDSAIDVKEFLQDIRSSECAKSFQSDLSISCEMEIDQFPSIVVFNENIEDEGIKIAGTYSYEIYEHILSELVGVAVEKQAPPEVEDLLDQFTSLSSKEIAMYYNMHEKQVEYEMKKKYLQREVDRVVVGGITKWKSMK from the coding sequence GTGACAAAATCCCAGCCAGATTTCGAGCATACGGCTACAAGTTGTATACAACGTCCGCTTGAAATTTATGCATTTCTCGATCCTTTGTGCCCAGATTCGTGGCGATTCCAAATGACCGTAAAGCGACTGCAAATTGATTACGGTCATTATTTCACGCTTCGTGTAATTTTAAGTACAAGCCTTGCTAATTTAAACAACGGCGGTGCGTGCTCCGCTCCTATTGGTGCAGATCAAACCATAATGGAAATCGAGCATCCTGTTCTTCCTAGCATTGCTGTAAAAGCTGCAGAATTCCAAGGAAAGCGAGTTGCTAATCGATTTTTATCTAATTTACAAGAAGCTTATTTTGTTTACAGACAAAATGTTAACTCACTAACGACACTTAAAGGAATCGCTCAAGATTCAGCTATTGATGTAAAAGAATTCCTTCAAGATATTCGGTCTTCTGAATGTGCAAAGTCTTTTCAAAGTGATTTATCGATTTCTTGTGAAATGGAAATTGACCAGTTCCCATCCATTGTAGTTTTTAATGAAAATATCGAAGATGAAGGTATTAAAATAGCTGGCACTTATTCTTACGAAATTTATGAACATATCTTATCCGAACTCGTTGGAGTGGCAGTTGAAAAACAAGCTCCTCCTGAAGTTGAAGATTTATTGGATCAATTTACTTCTCTCTCTTCAAAAGAGATTGCTATGTATTATAATATGCATGAAAAACAAGTAGAGTATGAAATGAAGAAGAAGTACTTACAACGCGAAGTAGACCGTGTAGTGGTCGGTGGTATTACGAAGTGGAAATCAATGAAATAA
- a CDS encoding competence protein CoiA family protein, translating to MATLSYVFLLFYKPIKIVYEFQCSQLKPSEIIERTAGYSTLGYSCRWLVHESFLPLNSGRIIITKLSLFLEMCIFTHHNGKRTLTFLNPTLKKLTIFIIHYALAGHYYLVEIHRLVVNHPSQLLSQPKVTCLEEAEVIQAFNHHHLKQRRYLFQYYRPEDRIFHMLVKKWRKSEITLPYYIGLPSLSPHTLGNDFIWQFKLVNYHLTHYSALSSLSVEEIISNFLFSFPNANLDTAENWLAIRNYQQFLQLNRLPNRPFHLIKNTTPYIEKWYRFHILAKPSKD from the coding sequence ATGGCTACTTTATCATACGTTTTCCTCCTATTTTACAAACCTATCAAAATTGTGTATGAGTTTCAGTGCTCACAACTAAAACCGTCTGAAATTATTGAACGCACTGCAGGCTATTCAACACTTGGTTATTCGTGTAGATGGCTTGTCCATGAGAGCTTTTTGCCTCTTAACTCTGGACGAATTATCATTACGAAGTTATCTTTATTTCTAGAGATGTGTATCTTTACTCATCACAATGGAAAAAGAACATTAACTTTTTTAAATCCAACTTTAAAGAAGCTTACTATCTTCATTATTCATTATGCACTTGCAGGCCATTATTATTTAGTGGAAATTCATCGCCTTGTCGTCAATCACCCATCTCAATTATTATCACAACCTAAGGTTACCTGCCTGGAAGAAGCAGAGGTTATCCAAGCGTTCAATCATCATCATTTAAAGCAACGTCGCTATCTCTTTCAATATTATCGGCCAGAAGATCGAATTTTTCATATGTTAGTAAAAAAATGGCGTAAATCAGAAATCACTCTGCCGTATTATATAGGGTTACCTAGTCTGAGCCCCCATACATTAGGAAATGATTTTATTTGGCAATTTAAATTAGTAAATTATCACCTCACTCACTATTCTGCTCTTTCCTCCTTATCGGTAGAAGAAATCATCTCCAACTTTCTCTTTAGTTTTCCAAATGCCAATTTAGATACTGCTGAAAACTGGCTAGCCATTCGCAACTATCAGCAATTTCTTCAGCTGAATCGACTACCCAATCGGCCCTTTCATTTGATTAAAAATACTACTCCGTATATTGAAAAATGGTATCGTTTTCACATACTTGCAAAACCTTCGAAAGATTGA
- the mecA gene encoding adaptor protein MecA, whose translation MNYERINDTTLKIYISYIDIEERGFNPDEIWFSREKSEQLFWEMMDEVEEINPFDFDGPLWIQVHAVDKGIEVVVTKPEVSQDGKPVDYPAPLAKLIGESENLFDQEEFLDELEQQGTKNLVYRFADFEDLIPLGRKMQDELLQSKLFHYENHYYISLSFEEGDFVEDYRLNVESILSEYGSVSTTTVHMLEEYGITVMDQDVFKQLAMHF comes from the coding sequence ATGAATTACGAGCGCATTAATGACACTACTTTGAAAATTTACATTTCATACATCGACATTGAAGAACGTGGATTCAACCCAGATGAAATTTGGTTTAGTAGAGAAAAGAGTGAACAACTTTTCTGGGAAATGATGGACGAAGTTGAAGAAATCAATCCTTTTGATTTTGACGGCCCATTATGGATTCAAGTACACGCAGTGGATAAAGGTATTGAAGTGGTAGTGACTAAGCCAGAAGTTTCTCAAGATGGTAAACCAGTCGACTATCCGGCACCACTTGCAAAGTTAATTGGAGAATCTGAAAATTTGTTTGACCAAGAAGAATTTCTAGATGAATTGGAACAACAAGGTACTAAAAATCTTGTTTATCGATTCGCAGACTTCGAGGATCTTATTCCTTTAGGTAGAAAAATGCAAGATGAGTTGCTGCAATCAAAACTTTTCCACTACGAAAACCATTACTATATTTCACTCTCTTTTGAAGAGGGCGATTTTGTGGAAGACTATCGATTAAACGTGGAAAGTATTCTTTCTGAATATGGATCGGTTTCTACTACTACCGTTCATATGTTGGAGGAATACGGAATTACTGTAATGGACCAAGATGTATTCAAACAATTAGCAATGCACTTCTAA
- the pepF gene encoding oligoendopeptidase F: protein MSNSTILSRKDVPVEKTWKLEDVFATNEAWEQELKEIETLAEKATSFQGTLATGADQLYEALSYRDELSMRLNILFTYAHMRHDEDTANNTYQAMESRSKSLYVKASTALSYFVPELLELSDEKVEAYLAEHEGLRLYQQLLNEIAKQRPHVLSKEQEELVSKFAEVSAASANTFGKLNNADLEFPTIKDENGEEVQLTQGRYIRFLESKDRRVREDAFKAMYGTYGKFKNTFASILSGNIKGDNVQALIRNYPNARAAAVSSNHIPEAVYDNLVSTINDNVHLLHRYVKLRKQVLGVDQLHMYDLFAPLVKEVDMEYSYEEAAKTMVESFAPLGDEYVSIVEKGLEDRWVDVEETKGKRSGAYSSGAYGTNPYILMNWQDNVNNLFTLAHEFGHSMHSYYSRKTQPFVYGDYSIFVAEVASTTNEALLNDHLIRTIDDPKKKIYLLNHWLEGFRGTIFRQTMFAEFEHLIHELDQQGVPLTAEKLTEEYYALNKKYFGEDMVVDEEIGLEWARIPHFYYNYYVYQYATGLSAATALSKQILEEGQPAVDRYINHFLKAGSSDYPIEVLKAAGVDMTSAKPIEEACQVFEEKLNELEKLLAQQ from the coding sequence ATGTCAAATTCAACTATTCTGTCACGCAAAGACGTGCCAGTCGAAAAAACATGGAAATTAGAAGATGTCTTCGCAACGAATGAAGCATGGGAACAAGAATTAAAAGAAATCGAAACTTTAGCTGAAAAAGCAACTAGCTTCCAAGGGACTCTTGCTACTGGTGCTGATCAATTATATGAGGCACTGTCTTACCGAGATGAACTATCAATGCGATTAAATATTCTTTTTACGTACGCACACATGCGTCATGACGAAGACACAGCCAATAACACATATCAAGCTATGGAAAGTCGCAGCAAATCACTTTATGTTAAAGCATCCACTGCGCTATCCTACTTTGTTCCAGAATTATTAGAGTTATCGGATGAAAAAGTAGAGGCCTATTTAGCGGAACACGAAGGATTACGTCTTTATCAACAGCTTTTAAATGAAATTGCTAAACAGCGACCTCATGTGCTTTCTAAAGAGCAAGAAGAGCTTGTTTCAAAATTTGCGGAAGTTTCTGCTGCATCAGCAAATACATTCGGTAAATTAAACAATGCTGATCTTGAGTTCCCAACTATCAAAGATGAAAATGGGGAAGAGGTTCAACTTACGCAGGGACGCTATATCAGGTTCTTAGAAAGCAAAGATCGTCGTGTTCGAGAAGATGCTTTTAAGGCAATGTACGGAACTTACGGCAAATTTAAAAATACGTTCGCTTCTATCCTGTCAGGAAATATTAAAGGGGATAATGTGCAAGCGTTAATTCGTAACTACCCGAATGCACGTGCTGCTGCAGTATCTAGCAATCACATTCCTGAAGCAGTGTATGATAATCTAGTATCAACAATCAATGACAATGTTCATTTACTCCATCGTTATGTTAAACTTCGCAAACAAGTACTGGGTGTAGACCAACTGCATATGTATGATTTGTTCGCACCATTAGTAAAAGAAGTTGATATGGAGTATAGCTATGAAGAAGCCGCTAAAACGATGGTGGAGAGCTTTGCACCACTTGGCGATGAATATGTATCTATCGTGGAAAAGGGTCTTGAAGACCGCTGGGTAGATGTAGAAGAGACGAAAGGTAAGCGATCAGGTGCCTATTCATCAGGTGCATACGGAACTAATCCTTATATCTTGATGAACTGGCAAGATAACGTGAATAATCTCTTTACACTAGCTCATGAGTTTGGGCACAGTATGCATAGTTATTATTCTCGCAAGACACAGCCATTTGTATACGGAGATTACTCAATTTTCGTTGCAGAAGTAGCTTCTACAACTAATGAAGCGCTATTAAATGATCACCTAATCCGAACAATTGATGATCCAAAAAAGAAGATTTATTTATTGAATCATTGGCTTGAAGGATTTAGAGGTACCATTTTCCGTCAAACGATGTTTGCTGAATTTGAACATTTGATTCATGAATTGGATCAACAAGGTGTTCCACTGACAGCTGAGAAGCTTACGGAAGAGTATTATGCTCTGAACAAGAAGTATTTTGGGGAAGATATGGTGGTAGACGAGGAGATTGGTTTAGAGTGGGCTAGAATTCCTCATTTCTACTATAACTATTACGTCTACCAATATGCGACGGGTCTGAGTGCTGCAACTGCACTTAGCAAACAAATTCTTGAAGAAGGTCAACCGGCTGTTGATCGATATATCAATCACTTCCTAAAAGCGGGATCTTCTGATTATCCTATAGAAGTGTTGAAAGCTGCTGGAGTCGATATGACTAGTGCAAAACCGATTGAAGAAGCTTGTCAGGTATTTGAAGAAAAGCTAAATGAATTAGAAAAATTACTTGCACAACAGTAA